Proteins from a single region of Synechococcus sp. WH 8109:
- a CDS encoding HEAT repeat domain-containing protein: protein MNDEAVLWERLARSRRAPLERSWLGEVYSPSLSVDLRRALCEKLGMQAERGWPVIQNLLAKHGVLPDLVMAAGLCHQSEARDWLLAQLEQTSDNEDANLMAVQALACWGAEVPEPVVMNCLHHPGQLHRLAGLQLLSFRSHCLDDGELLQFCQEVLNDFRDPVVVAAIRVLQRRDGVLISEKLAELCRNGSLPVAEAAFRALGCIATPASQRCLLELSQELIDDSRRKMANTQLSQQFRQ, encoded by the coding sequence ATGAACGACGAAGCCGTTCTCTGGGAACGGCTCGCCCGATCTCGACGCGCTCCTTTGGAGCGTTCTTGGCTGGGGGAGGTCTACTCCCCCAGCCTTTCTGTTGATTTGCGGCGAGCCCTCTGCGAAAAACTGGGGATGCAGGCCGAGCGTGGCTGGCCCGTGATCCAAAACCTCCTCGCCAAACACGGAGTTCTGCCCGATTTGGTGATGGCGGCAGGGCTCTGCCACCAGAGCGAAGCCCGCGATTGGTTGTTGGCTCAACTCGAGCAAACCTCGGACAATGAAGACGCCAACCTGATGGCGGTTCAGGCTCTCGCCTGCTGGGGCGCCGAAGTTCCCGAACCGGTGGTGATGAATTGCCTGCATCACCCGGGGCAACTACACCGACTTGCCGGTCTTCAACTGCTTAGCTTCCGGTCCCACTGCCTGGACGACGGTGAACTGCTGCAGTTCTGCCAAGAGGTTTTGAATGATTTTCGCGATCCAGTCGTTGTGGCCGCCATTCGGGTTCTGCAACGCCGCGATGGCGTGTTGATCAGCGAAAAGCTGGCAGAGCTGTGTCGCAACGGCTCCCTGCCTGTTGCCGAGGCCGCCTTCCGCGCGCTCGGTTGCATCGCCACACCTGCCAGTCAGCGCTGCCTGCTGGAGTTGAGCCAGGAGCTGATTGACGACAGTCGGCGAAAAA